From the genome of Corallococcus macrosporus DSM 14697:
CGTGCCCAGGCGCTTCAGCTCCGTGGTGAGCGCGTCCCCCTTCAGCGTCGAGCACAGCGCGCGGCGCGTCCTGTCATAGGCGCGGGGGATGGCGTCCAGCGCGTAGAGCCGCGTCATCGCCACGCGCACCGGGTCCAGGGCGCCGCCGGAGGCCGCGGCCTGGCGCGTGCGCGTCACCATGGAGTCCAGGGCGAAGGCGTCCATCACCACGTCCGACAGGGCCGCGAGCACCTCCTGGTGCTGCTCCAGCTCCGTCCCGAAGGTCTCCGCCGCGATGCGCAGGCCGTGCAGCGCCAGGTGCTTGGCGGCCTCGGCGGCGACCTCCTCCGGGGCCTGGGCGTCCCGCACGCGCGCGGGGGGCCGCTCGCCCCGGGACAACGCCTCCGCCACGTCGCCGGCCATGGCGAACAGCGGCAGCTCGCCCTTCACCGCGCGCTTGAGGAGCATCCCCGTTATCAGCATGCGGTTGATTTCATTGGTGCCCTCGAAGATGCGGTTGATGCGCGCGTCGCGGTACGAGCGCTCCACCGGGTACTCCTCGATGTAGCCCGCGCCGCCGTGGAGCTGGACGGCGTCGTCCACGAGCTGGCCGAAGGACTCCGAGCCGTGCACCTTCATGATGGAGGACTCGATGGCGTACTCCTCCACCGCCGCCAGCAGGCGCGCCTCGTGGTCCGCGGCGGCCTTGTCGCCCTGCTCCAGGCGCGCGTCCACCAGCCCCGCGGTGCGGTACGTCATGCTCTCCACCGCGTAGACGAGCGCGGCCATGCGGGCCAGCTTCTCGCGCGACAGCGGGAACTGGACGATGGGCGCGCCGAACTGCTTGCGCTCCTGCGTGAAGCGCAGCGCGTTCTGGAGCTGGAGCTTCATGCCCCCCAGCACGCCGGCGCCCAGCTTGAGGCGGCCGTAGTTGAGGATGTTGAAGGCAATCTTGTGGCCCTTGCCCACCTCGCCGAGCTGGTTCTCCACCGGGACGCGCGCGTCCTCGAAGTAGAGCGGGCAGGTGGAGGAGCCGCGGATGCCCATCTTGTGCTCCTCTGGCCCCACGGTGAGGCCGGGCGTGTCCTTCTCCACGATGAAGCCGGTGAACCTGTCCCCGTCCACCTTGGCGAAGACGACGAACACGTCCGCGAAGGCCGCGTTGGTGATGTAGAGCTTGGAGCCGTTGAGAATCCAGTGCTTGCCGTCGGGGGACAGCGCCGCCTTCGTCTTCGCGCCCAGCGCGTCGCTGCCGCTGCCCTGCTCCGTGAGCGCGTAGGCCGCCACCCACTCCCCGGTGGCCAGCTTCGGCAGGTACTTCGCCTTCTGCGCCGCGTTGCCGAACCAGACGATGGGCAACGTCCCGATGCCGGTGTGCGCCCCGAAGGTCACCGACCACGAGCCGTTGAGGCTCATGGCCTCCGCCAGCAGCAGCGACGTCGTCTTGTCCAGGCCGGTGCCGCCGTAGGCCTCGGGGATGTCCACGCTCAAGAGGCCCAGCTCGCCAGCCTGGCGCAGCAACTGGCGCAGGAGCGCGTTGTCCTTGGCCTCGATTCGCTCGGCCAGGGGGAGGACCTGCTCCCGGGAGAACTGGAGCGCCGTCTTGAAGAAGAGGCGCTGCTCCTCGGTGAAGGCCTCCGGTGTGAGGATGCGGGCCGAGCCCACCTCCTCGAAGAGGAACGCGCCACCCGGCGCGAGCGCCTGCTGCGAAGCGGCCTTGGATACGTCCATGGGTACCCCTCCAACGGGCGGGCGCACCCCGCCCCGGGGCTGGAATGTAATCCTCCGGAGTGAAAGCGCCCGGGAGCGCGCGGAGCGCTCGCGCACCACCAGCGCAGCGCCGCATTCAGCGGCGCGCAATGTCCGGTAGGCACCGCCTTGCCTCTCGCGAGGGCGGGCAGCCCTGGCCACCGCACGCCCGGTTACGCGCCGCCGCCCTCCTTGTCGGCCTTGGCCCGGGCCCGCTTGCCGCGCGCGACCTCGGTGGCGAGCGCGTCCAGGCGGGGTGCCCAGAAGACGCGAAACCGCTCCAGCCACGCGTCGACCTGCTGAAGCGGCGCGGTGTCCACGCGATAGAGGCGGCGCGTGCCCTCCGCGCGCACCTCCGCGAAGCCGCTGTCGCGCAGCACCTTCAGGTGCTGGCTGACCGCGGGCTGGCTGATGCCGAACTCCGCCTGGATGCGCTCCGTCACCTCGCCGGAGGGGCGTTCCCCTTCGGCGAGGAGCTCGAGGATTCGCCGGCGCACCGGATCACCCAGGACGTCGAAGGCATGCATCGTGGCTATCAGGTCCCCGGGTGCCGCACGTCGGGCGGCGGAGCCCCAGTATAGAAGGCCGTCGTCCGGGCCGCGCGAGCCTTCGCCGTCGCGGCGTCCTCTCCGGCCTTCGCGTCCGCCGCCCCCCAGCCTTCACTGCTGGCCGTGATGAAGGCCTTGCCCTCCTCCGAGGTCGTCCAGGCCTCCACCGCGGCGGGGTCCACGGCGGCGCCGCCGGACTCCAGGTGCCTGGCCAGCCCCTGCACCAGCCCCAGCTCCCAACCCACGCCCACCGCGCCGGGCCCGTAGGACTCCCAATGCGGGCTGAGATGGGCCATGTGCTCCAGCCGCAGCCGCGTGCCACCGCCCGGGGCCGCCGCCAGGATGACGTCCACCCAACTGATGCCCCCGCCGAACTCCCACGTCACCGCCAGGTGCCGCGGCGGCTCGCAGCGGGTGACGCTCCCCTCCGCGTTGCCCTTGAGCTGATACCGCCCGCCCAGCTTCAGCTCGCCGGTGACGGGCAGGAACCAGCGGGGAAGCCGCTCCGGGTTGGTCAGCGCGTCCCAGAGGTCCTCCGGCGTCGTGTCGTAGTCGCGCGTGGCGACCACGACGCGCGCGGGCTTGCCCTCATGCTCACGGCGCTCCACCTCACGTACGACGGCCCCCAGATAGCGCTGCACATCACTCATGTCGCCTCCGAAAATAAGTTCCGGCTTATATAAACGACGGCTTATTCATGATGTCAACGCCAAGGCTCTGCCCGGGGAAGGCGGCTGGGCTGGGTGCCTCCAGGGCGGCGCGGCCCAGGCCCGCGCGGCAGGTCACCCTCCCTCCGGAGCGCGGTGCGGCGTGGGGAAGACGAAGCACAGCGTGTCGAACAGCGGCTCACCCGGCGCGGTGAAGGTTCCGCCCAGCGCCCGCGCGGCCTGCGCCACCTCCATGCCGAACGAGGGCACCAGGCAGAGGTCCTCGGACGTCTTGAAGCGCCCCTTCAACAGCCCCAGCCCCCGGCGCAGCGTGACGATGTCCTGCCGCCCCGCCCGCACCGGCACCGAGGGGCCGTTCGCGTCAGGCCCCGGCAGCTTGCCCACGCTGGTGGTCAGCTCGAAGCCATCCGCGCGCATGATGATGCGCAGCTTGCCCGGCGCGACCTCCTCCAGCCACGCGCGGAAGGCCACCTCGTCCCGAAGCACCACCGGGTACGCCACCGGCCCGTCCGGATGCGCCAGCCACACCGACTCCGCCGCGTCCCGCAGCACGGTGAACAGCTCCGACGTCTGCACCAGGAACGTGTCCGCGTCCGGCACCACCAGCACGGTGTGCCCTTTCACCCGCCGCGCCAGGCGCGCGGCGTCGTCCGGGCGCGCTGGCGTGAAGGGCTCCTCGCCCACGCGGACGCGCTCTCCCGCCAGCGCAAGCCGGAGCGCCCCGGCCGGCGGCGGCTCGCCGTAGGCAGGCCCCGCCACCTCCACCTCGGCTGAAGAAGGCGCGTGTCTCTCGGCGCCCGCGTCGCCCGGCGCGGAGAGCGAGGGCAAGGGAGCTGGCCTCAGGGACTTGAGCGGCTCGGCCTGCTTCTCCTCGCGGCAGCCCGCCCCTTGCGCGACGAGCAGCGCCACGGCGAGCCCCCGGGTGGCCCCCGGCAAGCGCCACGCCCCACCCCCGGGCCGCGCCCTGGAATGACCGCCCGCCGACGTCGCCTGGATTGACGCATCATTACGTCCGGATGCATCAGTCCATGACGCGCGGCGAAGACGGGTTTCAAGCCACGCTTTCCCCGCCCAAGTGGCCGCCATCCAACGTCGCGGCGGAAGAGCCTGCGGCGACCCGTTCCAAGTGCGGGCATCCTGCGCCCGCCCGGACGCCAGCGACCCGCCGGGCGCCGCCCACGCGGCTGTCGCGAGACGCGCAAGACGCAGGAAGAGGCACACCCACCGCGCAATCACACTCAACGGAATATTCCCATAATGGCGTTTTGCCTACCCCATGATACCTTCACGCGCCCCGGCCAAGACAGTGCGGGGCCCCCTTGGCGCAGCGGCCACCTGCACCCGAAGGAGCCGGAACGAACGTGCAGCAGCCTTCCGAAGGGCTTCATTTCGGTAAATACAAGCTGCTCGAGCGCATCGCGACGGGCGGAATGGCGGAGATCTACCGCGCTCGGATGACGGCAGCGGCGGGTGTCACCAAACCGGTGGTCATCAAGAAAATCCGGCCGGGCTATGCGGGCAACAGCGCCTTCCTCTCGATGTTCGTCAACGAGGCGCGCATCGCCGCGGGGTTGAGCCACGGCAACATCGCCCAGGTCTTCGACTTCGGCGAGGTGGACGGCGAGTACTTCATCGCCATGGAGTGGGTGGACGGGCGCACCCTGTCGAGCGTCATGCGGCGCGCGCGGGAGAAGGGCATGTACACGCTGCCCCAGCCGCTGGCGCTGCTCATCGCCGTGGAGATGCTGGAGGGGCTCGCGTACGCGCACACGCGCCTGGATGAGCGCGGCCGGCCGCTGCACATAGTCCACCGGGACGTCAGCCCGCAGAACGTGCTGCTCAGCTACGAAGGCCAGGTGAAGCTGGTGGACTTCGGCATCGCGCGGGCGCGGCTGGCCGGCAGCGCGGAGCCGGTGGAGCACGGGCTGAAGGGCAAGTACACCTACTTCGCGCCGGAGCAGGTCCGCGGGCGCGAGCCCGACGCGCGCTCGGACATCTTCGCCGCGGGCGTCGTCATCTACGAGATGCTGTGCGGCCGCCTTCCCTTCGAAGGGAAGATGCCGGACGTGCTGCGCAAGCTCGCCCTGGGCGACTTCCCGCGCCCCCGCGACCTCAACCCCGGCATCCCCACCGCGCTGGAGCGCATCCTGCTCACCGCGCTGGCCGTGGAGCGCGAGCAGCGCTACGCCACCGCGGAGGCCTTCGCCGAGGCCCTCACCCGCCACCTCCACACGGCCGCGCCCGACGTGTCCTCCAGCGCGCGCGCCCACTTCATGGGCTACCTCTTCGAGGCGGAGCTGGTGGGCGAAGGCCGCCCCGTGCTGCTGCCCCGCGAGTTCCTGGCGCAGATGGCCCGGTGGACCCAGTCCCCCCTGGAGCGGCGCGCCCTCCGCGAGGTCTCACCGCCCGTCCGCGAGCCCGCCGCCGAGGGCGACGAGGAGGAGCGGACCCCCATCGCGGACCTCGAGCTGCCCCTGCCCGAGGCGCCGGCCCCCCAGGTGGCCCCGAGCCCGCCCGGGGCCGACGAGCCGCCTCCCGTCAGCCGTCCGGAGCGCACCACCCTGCCGCTGCCCGCGCTGGCGCCGGCCACGCCGGACGCTCCGCGCCTGGACGCCTCCGCGCCGCGGGCGGGCGGCCTGCCCCGGATGGTCGCGTTGGGCGCGCCCATCTTCATGGCCCTGACGGCCACGCTGGCCCTGCTGGTCTCGACGAGCACGGGCACCTTCTCCGTGGAGCTGAGCTCGTCCCCGCCGGGCGCCGCCATCCGGGTGAACGGCAAGCCGCAGACCGCGCGCACCCCCGCCCTGCTCACCCAGCTCCCGGCGGACGTGGAGCACCTGCTGGAGGTCCAGCTCCCCGGCCGGGTGCCGTGGAGCCAGACGGTGCGCGCCGAGCGCGGCACCACGCTGGCCGTCCATGCCCGGCTGCTCCCCAAGCGGCCCCACACGGCCGCGCCGGCCCCGCGGCCCCACCAGCCCCCGCCGCCGCGGGAGCTGCGGATGCCCGCCGGGCGGATTTCACTGTCCAGCGTGGTGCACGCCTTCCGCGTGCCCTACGTGTCCACCGCGCAGATGCGCCTGGACCCGTCGCGCACCTACAGCGTCCGGGTGGAGGGCCAGGCCTCGCTGGGAGGCGTCAGCTCGGTGGCGCACGCCGGCTACTTCCTGGAGGGCGACTCGCGGCTGGCCGCGCGCGAGTCCTTCGGGGTGCTGGACGGCGAGGACCGGATGGTGCGCAACGCGTCGCGGCTCCACGTCTTCCTGCTGGACGCGAACCGGACGGACAACCACGGCACGCTGCGGGTCCGCGTGCGCGAGTGGGGCAACGGCAGCGCCGACACCATCCTCCGCGTGGATGCCCGGACGCACGCGGTGAAGCTGTCGCGCGCCGACCGCTTCCTGCTGCGCGGCCTGGAGCCGGGGACGACCTACGAGTTCGTGCTGTGGGACACGGAGGAGCCCGCGCAGACGCGGGGCTTCGACGGAGGCCCCGTGAGCCGCGTGCTGGGCCTGTACGGCGCCGGCGAGGGCCCGGAGGCCGCGCCCGGACTGCTGACGCTGCTGGAGGTGGGGCGTCCGCTCCGCATCCGGGGCACCTCCTGGCTGCAGCTCGCCTTCCCGGATGACCACCTGACGGACAACACGGGCAGCCTGCTGCTGGAGGTGACGCCCGTGGCGGGGCCCGATGGCCCGCCCGCTTCGCCACCTCCGTCCTCCAGCACGCCCCCCCGGTAACGGGCCGCTACAGCGGTGCAGCGACCTGTTGCCGAAAAGTTGATCACCGGAGGCCGCCCCCTACCCTGAGCGCCACGGAGGACTCACCATGAAGAAGCTGGTGGCGGTGGCCGTGTTCGGCCTGATGGGAACCCTGGGAGTGGCCGCGCGCGTGGATGCCCGGCCGGGAGTGGACGGGATGGAGCCGACGGACGCACAGGTCGAGGCGGCACTGGACGCGCGGCAGAAGCTGGTGCTGGGCAACCTCCTGAGGGTTCAACAAACAGCCGCACGCACGGCGGCAATCCACCGGTAAACTCGTGGCGTCCGACGTGGCTCGGTGCTAAGCCCGGGCCTGTTCCGACGTTCAGCCCACCAACCTCACCCGTGAGGGGACATGCCTGAAGGGTCCGCGTCACTCCAGCTCGCGGTTGGCGACCGGGTCGTCTATCCGAACCAGGGGGTCTGCCGCGTCTCCGCCATCGACGTGAAGGAAGTGGCGGGACAGAAGCTCACCTTCGTCACCATGCGCCGCGAAGAGGATGGCGCCGTCGTGATGGTGCCCGAGGGCAAGGTGCTCGCCATCGGCGTGCGCAAGGTGGCCTCCGCCGAGGACGTGGAGGCCATCTTCTCCTTCCTCCGCTCGGACAGCGACAAGGCCGACCTGGACTGGAAGCAGCGAGCGCGTACCAACCTGGACCGGATGACCCAGGGCGGCATCATGGGCCTGGCCGAGGTCGTCAAGGGGCTCCAGGTCCTCAGCGAGCTGCGCCCGCTGCCGACCAAGGAGCGCGAGCTCTACGACAACGCCCGCCACCTGCTGGTGACGGAAGTGGCCGCCGCGCTGGGCACCGCGGAGGTCAACGCCGAGGACGCCATCGACATCGTCCTGTTCCCGCCCGGCCGCGAGCGCCCCAAGCGCACCGCCGCCGAGTTCCAGCGCGAGGACGGCGACCTGGACCTGGAAGGCGACCTGCTGGGCCTGGACGGCGACCTGGACCTGCCCTCCGACGAGGAGCCCTCCGAGCCGTCCGAGGAGGAGTCCAGCGAGGAAGGCGAGGGCGAGGAGGCCGAGTCCTCCGAGGAAGCGGCCCCCAAGAAGCGCGGCCGTCCGCCCAAGGCGAAGGCGGCCCCCGCCGAGGGCGCCGAGCCCGCCGCGCCCAAGAAGCGTGGCCGCCCGCCCAAGCCCAAGCCGGAGCCCACGGCCGAGGGCGCCGAGCCGCCCGCGCCCAAGAAGCGCGGCCGTCCGCCCAAGCCCAAGCCGCCCGAGGCGGAAGGTGCCGCCCCCGCCGCGCCCAAGAAGCGCGGCCGTCCGCCCAAGGTCAACCCCCCCGAGGGTGAGAGCTGACAGCCCCATGGACCGACGGGCCCCCGCGCGGTGGGCCCTTTGCGCCGAGGTGACGCCCCGTGATTCGCGTCGTGACGCTGGACCCCTTCGACGACAAGCAGCTCGCGAAGTTCAACCGCACGCTCTACACGGCGTTCGGCGTGGGCAGTGAGCACTCCGGCAGCGCGGAGGTGCCCGCGGGCATGTCCGAGCCGCTGGATGCGGAGAAGCTCATTGACGAGGTGCAGGGCATCCGTTCCTACAAGGACGACAAGGTGCTCATCCTCACCACGCGCAAGCTGAAGGACCGCGAGCTTCCCAGCGGCGTGGCGCCCACCGCGGGCTTCGCGCGCCAGGGGAAGGACCGCGCCATCCTCACCCTCGCGCCCCACAAGGATTTGGAGAGCGCCTTCAAGGCCGTCTCCCGCCACGCGCTCCACCAGTTGGGCCACCTGTGGGAGCTGCACCACTGCCTGGATCCACGCTGCTCGATGTACCCGCCCTGGACGCCGTCCTTCGTCCAGGGTGAAGCCATCTTCTGCACCTTCTGCCGCGAAAAGAGCGAGCAGAAGATTCGCCTTGCGAAGTCCTAGCGTCAGGCGCGCGCTGCCCCTGCTGGAGCTGGGGGGCCTGCTCCTCGTCGCGCTCCTGTGCCTGCTCTTCCACCTGCGCCTGCCGGGCCGCCTCCCGTCCGAAGCGGACTACCGCGCGGCGGCGGAGCGCCTCCAGACGGAAGGCCAGCCGGGAGACGCGGTGCTGCTCTTCCCCTGGTGGGCGGAGCGCGCCCGCGTCTTCGTCCCCGCCTCGCTGCCGGTGTACGGCTACCTGGGCTCGGACCGGGATGACCTGTCCGCGCACCCGCGCGTCTGGGTGCTGGGCCAGCCGGAGTTGCCCCGCTCCGACGAAGCGGGCTTCCTGGAGACCTTCCTCACCGGCCGCCGCGCGGTGGGCGCGACGTCGCGGCACGGCACGCTGACGCTGGCGCTCTACGAGAATGGCCGGCACCGGCCCCGGCGCTTCACGGCCACGGACGCGTACGCGCGCGCCCGCGTGTACCTGGAGCAGCCGGACGGCACGCGCCGCGACTGCCCGTTCGACGGCAAGGCGCACCGCTGCCCCGGCCCCGCGCACCTGTACGTGGCGCCGGAGTGGCACGAAATCCTCTATGAGCCGCGGCGCTGCCTGTGGATGCACGCGCCGGGCGGCAAGCAGCGCCTGGTGGCGGAGCTGGACGGCGTGCCCGGCGGCGTGGGCCTGCGCCTGGAGGGCGGCATCATCTTCGAGCACGCCTTCCCCAAGGACGCGCGCTTCTCCACCACGCACCTGGGCGTGGATGACGCGGTGAGCGGCGCGCGGCTGGTGTCGCTGGCAATACCGCCGGGGCTGGAGGGCGTGCAGAAGGCGGAGGTCCGGCTCCCCGACGGCGCGCCGCACACGATGAAAATCTGGGTGCAGGCGGACAACGCGGACCGGCGGCAGGTGTGCCTGGACGTGCTGGGCGTGGAGCCCGAGGTGGGAGTGCGGGGATGATGCGAGGACGCGCCCCCACGCGCGACGAGAAGCGGCTGGCCTGGGCCCTGTGGGCGCTGGCCTTTGTGGCGCTGTGGCTGACGGAGTCCGCGGTGGGCTACACGCGCGACGAGAGCGTCTACTTCATCGCGGGCGAGCACTACGCGGGCTGGTTCCAGCAGTTGTTCCGCTCGCCGGCCCGGGCGCTGACGGACGCGGCCATCGTGCGCGGGTGGGACTACAACCACGAGCACCCGGTGCTGATGAAGACGCTGTTCGGCCTCAGCCACCTGCTCTTCCACACGGGGCTGGGGTGGATGCGCTCGGCCACGGCGTTCCGGCTCCCCGCCTTCGCCATGGCGGCGCTGATTCCCGCGCTCACCTTCCTGCTGGGCAGCGCCATGTACGGCCGCGTCGCGGGGCTGTTCGGCGCCCTGGCCTTCATGCTGGCGCCGCGGCAGTACTTCAACGCGGAGCTGGCGTGCTTCGACGTGCCCGTGGCCGCCATGTGGCTGCTCGTCGTTTACTGCTTCTGGCGCGCGCTGGAGGACGCGCGCTGGGGCCTGTGGTGCGGCGTGGCCTTCGGCCTGACGCTTGCCACCAAGCACAACGCGCTGTTCCTCCCCTTCGTGCTGACGCCGTTCGCGCTGTGGCGCGCCTGGAGCGAAAGCGAGGGCCAGCCGGAGGCCCGCGCCTGGCTGGGCCGCTTCGTGGGCGTGTTCGCCGCGGTGGCCGTGTTCTACGGCCTGCTGGTGCTGTCCTTGGGCGGCGGTGAGGGCTTCCAGCGGAAGTTCCTGCTGCTCAGTCCGCACACGCTGCTGTTCGCCGGGCTCGCCGTGGGCGGCGCCTGGGTGCTCAAGGGCGTGGACAAGGTGAGCGCGCCGGTGACGCGGGCGCTGGTGCCCATCGCCGCCATGGCCGTGTTGGGGCCGGTCATCTTCTACCTGCACTGGCCCTACCTCTGGCACCACCCGGTGGACCGCACCGCGTGGTACCTGGCCTTCCACGCCAAGCAC
Proteins encoded in this window:
- a CDS encoding ArsR/SmtB family transcription factor is translated as MHAFDVLGDPVRRRILELLAEGERPSGEVTERIQAEFGISQPAVSQHLKVLRDSGFAEVRAEGTRRLYRVDTAPLQQVDAWLERFRVFWAPRLDALATEVARGKRARAKADKEGGGA
- a CDS encoding acyl-CoA dehydrogenase family protein codes for the protein MDVSKAASQQALAPGGAFLFEEVGSARILTPEAFTEEQRLFFKTALQFSREQVLPLAERIEAKDNALLRQLLRQAGELGLLSVDIPEAYGGTGLDKTTSLLLAEAMSLNGSWSVTFGAHTGIGTLPIVWFGNAAQKAKYLPKLATGEWVAAYALTEQGSGSDALGAKTKAALSPDGKHWILNGSKLYITNAAFADVFVVFAKVDGDRFTGFIVEKDTPGLTVGPEEHKMGIRGSSTCPLYFEDARVPVENQLGEVGKGHKIAFNILNYGRLKLGAGVLGGMKLQLQNALRFTQERKQFGAPIVQFPLSREKLARMAALVYAVESMTYRTAGLVDARLEQGDKAAADHEARLLAAVEEYAIESSIMKVHGSESFGQLVDDAVQLHGGAGYIEEYPVERSYRDARINRIFEGTNEINRMLITGMLLKRAVKGELPLFAMAGDVAEALSRGERPPARVRDAQAPEEVAAEAAKHLALHGLRIAAETFGTELEQHQEVLAALSDVVMDAFALDSMVTRTRQAAASGGALDPVRVAMTRLYALDAIPRAYDRTRRALCSTLKGDALTTELKRLGTLDVFTPYDPAALRETVVAALESASGYPLGAV
- a CDS encoding CarD family transcriptional regulator → MPEGSASLQLAVGDRVVYPNQGVCRVSAIDVKEVAGQKLTFVTMRREEDGAVVMVPEGKVLAIGVRKVASAEDVEAIFSFLRSDSDKADLDWKQRARTNLDRMTQGGIMGLAEVVKGLQVLSELRPLPTKERELYDNARHLLVTEVAAALGTAEVNAEDAIDIVLFPPGRERPKRTAAEFQREDGDLDLEGDLLGLDGDLDLPSDEEPSEPSEEESSEEGEGEEAESSEEAAPKKRGRPPKAKAAPAEGAEPAAPKKRGRPPKPKPEPTAEGAEPPAPKKRGRPPKPKPPEAEGAAPAAPKKRGRPPKVNPPEGES
- a CDS encoding SRPBCC family protein, giving the protein MSDVQRYLGAVVREVERREHEGKPARVVVATRDYDTTPEDLWDALTNPERLPRWFLPVTGELKLGGRYQLKGNAEGSVTRCEPPRHLAVTWEFGGGISWVDVILAAAPGGGTRLRLEHMAHLSPHWESYGPGAVGVGWELGLVQGLARHLESGGAAVDPAAVEAWTTSEEGKAFITASSEGWGAADAKAGEDAATAKARAARTTAFYTGAPPPDVRHPGT
- a CDS encoding ArnT family glycosyltransferase, yielding MMRGRAPTRDEKRLAWALWALAFVALWLTESAVGYTRDESVYFIAGEHYAGWFQQLFRSPARALTDAAIVRGWDYNHEHPVLMKTLFGLSHLLFHTGLGWMRSATAFRLPAFAMAALIPALTFLLGSAMYGRVAGLFGALAFMLAPRQYFNAELACFDVPVAAMWLLVVYCFWRALEDARWGLWCGVAFGLTLATKHNALFLPFVLTPFALWRAWSESEGQPEARAWLGRFVGVFAAVAVFYGLLVLSLGGGEGFQRKFLLLSPHTLLFAGLAVGGAWVLKGVDKVSAPVTRALVPIAAMAVLGPVIFYLHWPYLWHHPVDRTAWYLAFHAKHNHYAWFYLNQLLREPPFPLAYVVVKTALTVPTSLFVPMVTGLSALLARAVLGAFAKTRAWVERPVTMTEALVGVNAVASILIISHPQVPHFGGVKHWFPSMVFLGILAGAAVARGCTALWERLKAKWPSLPQVAVAAPVLAVLLAPALVYSVRVFPYGTAAYSELAGGLPGAATLGMQRQFWSSHVTGVLPWINANAKQGARLFLHEVHGGSFRDYQRNGMLRADLRAVGSPADADIVAYQYHQEFREHEFLTWQAFGTRTPVTGLYVDETPQVVVYVRPQAR
- a CDS encoding protein kinase domain-containing protein gives rise to the protein MQQPSEGLHFGKYKLLERIATGGMAEIYRARMTAAAGVTKPVVIKKIRPGYAGNSAFLSMFVNEARIAAGLSHGNIAQVFDFGEVDGEYFIAMEWVDGRTLSSVMRRAREKGMYTLPQPLALLIAVEMLEGLAYAHTRLDERGRPLHIVHRDVSPQNVLLSYEGQVKLVDFGIARARLAGSAEPVEHGLKGKYTYFAPEQVRGREPDARSDIFAAGVVIYEMLCGRLPFEGKMPDVLRKLALGDFPRPRDLNPGIPTALERILLTALAVEREQRYATAEAFAEALTRHLHTAAPDVSSSARAHFMGYLFEAELVGEGRPVLLPREFLAQMARWTQSPLERRALREVSPPVREPAAEGDEEERTPIADLELPLPEAPAPQVAPSPPGADEPPPVSRPERTTLPLPALAPATPDAPRLDASAPRAGGLPRMVALGAPIFMALTATLALLVSTSTGTFSVELSSSPPGAAIRVNGKPQTARTPALLTQLPADVEHLLEVQLPGRVPWSQTVRAERGTTLAVHARLLPKRPHTAAPAPRPHQPPPPRELRMPAGRISLSSVVHAFRVPYVSTAQMRLDPSRTYSVRVEGQASLGGVSSVAHAGYFLEGDSRLAARESFGVLDGEDRMVRNASRLHVFLLDANRTDNHGTLRVRVREWGNGSADTILRVDARTHAVKLSRADRFLLRGLEPGTTYEFVLWDTEEPAQTRGFDGGPVSRVLGLYGAGEGPEAAPGLLTLLEVGRPLRIRGTSWLQLAFPDDHLTDNTGSLLLEVTPVAGPDGPPASPPPSSSTPPR